In Salmo trutta chromosome 16, fSalTru1.1, whole genome shotgun sequence, a genomic segment contains:
- the LOC115150637 gene encoding rootletin isoform X4: MFSVMSVQEENRVLQVELGRLEDLLAHSKADRDELAIKYSAISERLESALCLETGDGEQDSPESRSLAQQNVDLRRRLDEEQAAYKRKLTAYQEGQQKQAQLVQKLQAKNTQMNTKQVLQYKKRCGDLEQTLVEKSSELELHRLSGRCVMSSNSHRGEEVDPCGDLENALIRLEEEQQRSSSLSAVNAMLREQLEQAGLANEALSQDIRRLTADWSKSREELEQRESDWRREEESFHSYFSSEHSRLLSLWRQVVGFRRQVSELKSATERDLSDMRNKLVQTSHSIQSSCSGLSSTLRSQEGGALALEREVALRGQLEVQLRERVAEMMSLQTRTDAERAELNARMSDAVQEWERLKGQTEERDRDMASLTRRLEEQNGNDETDMQVMRAHTETLLDTLRDIAQTVLSDGDSSSEADQENTGAPLLVLFRGSSPHRSSSPRQSTSPRRYSSLAPVPEASLSALRSAVNSRHLQLQEVRACLSSAHSLLQTLRRQLTEAESAKREAEQHSRTLQGERDGIQIEKDTTQRERDRLKQDRDTLASEKMAVEKAAQTALIKAQILQMDAEKLQQAVTLAQRERDHEREEKEAVLQERDRAKAETERVQKQWEQSESRVSVQRGELSVVRETHHQVEVEKQLLEGEKAQLTEALTRAESSNAELSLLVNKLHSEVAALQDSLAKMGSMNEGLAQDKSDLNSIICQLEEEKAHMQAQKREAKQEKLTIRDELVRVEQDRLELDTARLALHQSLQESELSRVGLEAELQSLRVDRVKLQDKVTQLCGEVSSLGAELGMARGEEQRQGVALEEVGRGRVELARERAGLVVQLTASERENTNLTEELAAFRSEREALETSLFEVQQQLVQLESGREQLETEIQSLRLRCETTTAELRRVRADGENALAQSEREREALSQALSSTQQESQQALRTAITDHQEEAERLTAEKEALRHSLESEQEGALRRVRQEAEEQLLRAEKDREDLRDEVRSLQHDRDQSLLQAETEKQQMLSQKEAEKAVLSERVSILQAELGTAALELDRLAREAAHYKDQERASVGALTVELQELRSQLEDADSVHDRELHRLQENCTDLQTHTDIALKELEECRASLSASEESRDQVRRDMMEIERCLNQTRDTGEGYRRDGVELRRTLRDVTKERDTLSLSNAQLRETLRSADTERVSVKRQCEEKEQRLAVLEESLSSAQREVAELRSCLREVERSRLEARRELQELCRQVKVLDGEKEQKGKEVAELQTRLSLEEQREEERGRAMFSLKQKLVEADTARISIKKEVSILQRRLTESESGCRGCERELTAQLQDARGCEKKLQDEARNLSLRAQTAQDSLTLSSLELSEAQGRLAATEAELARSEAGRRELEFRLGSLQSALTRTLGIGAGGRSSASWGRSPRGSSPAASHSSVTRHRSLSPLRCSLTPPKDFGGSTPDNTLGCSRLISPDNTLGCSRPISPDNTLGCSRPISPELPDPPNTPLPMPLPELDPETLRCGLRDFLQELRDSWRDRDGARCQLGALQSELEVVTGERDSAQNHLSQLHNTLQECQEGKRSVDGRLSSTQAMLQQQEETVRRGERERRALTYRVKVLERALQNAETERKHTQDQLSKQRAGEVRLEAERRRLREALEAAEARGTRVELGRRSLEGELHRLKLSLGDREAESQATQERHDVLLKQVAEGESRVTSLQREVDRLSQALSKVHEGEACLREKTQHLSQSLQEATAAHSATQGRLVALQKTLGLAEQDRRHLQERVDGARASLAEGKRGMVALTERVQSLQTELTQSELRRGELEAELAHTQEALRQRSTSLTEAQHSAQSAQAERATAEERLRGLQRAVAMLETEKKDAERQAVRLEKDRNALRNTLDKVERQKLKTEEGSMRLSAEKGRLDRSLTTAEQELQNAQRQIALLQAQLAEMEQSHSESESSVLQRDEVLRETEKLRVTQREAERILAARDRAHRHRVKGLEEQVSTLKEQLQQEMSRRQPSLPTSLISGGN, translated from the exons ATGTTCTCAGTGATGTCTGTCCAAGAGGAGAACCGGGTGCTGCAGGTAGAGCTGGGAAGGCTGGAAGACCTGCTGGCCCATAGCAAGGCGGACCGCGATGAGCTGGCTATCAAATACAGCGCAATCAGCGAGAGG CTAGAGAGTGCGCTCTGCCTGGAGACGGGTGACGGGGAGCAGGATTCACCAGAGTCTCGCAGCCTGGCTCAGCAGAACGTGGACCTGCGCCGACGTCTGGATGAGGAGCAGGCGGCCTACAAGCGTAAACTCACAGCCTACCAGGAGGGCCAGCAGAAACAGGCTCAGCTGGTGCAGAAGCTGCAGGCCAAG AACACACAAATGAACACAAAACAg GTCCTGCAGTACAAGAAGAGGTGTGGAGATCTAGAGCAGACTCTAGTGGAGAAGTCCTCGGAGCTGGAGCTGCACAGACTGAGT GGTCGTTGTGTTATGTCCAGCAACAGTCACCGTGGAGAAGAGGTGGATCCATGCGGCGACCTGGAAAATGCTCTGATCCGGTTGGAGGAGGAGCAGCAAAG GAGCAGCAGTCTGTCTGCAGTGAACGCCATGCTGAGAGAGCAGTTGGAGCAGGCAGGACTGGCCAATGAGGCACTCAGCCAGGACATACGCAGGCTCACTGCTGATTGGTCCAAATCCAGGGAGGAGCTGGAGCAGAGGGAGTCTgattggaggagggaggaggag TCTTTCCACAGTTATTTCAGCAGTGAGCACAGTCGTCTACTGTCCCTATGGCGACAGGTGGTGGGCTTCCGTAGGCAGGTCTCTGAGCTGAAGAGCGCTACAGAGAG AGACCTATCTGACATGCGTAACAAGCTGGTACAGACCTCCCACTCTATCCAGTCGTCCTGCTCTGGCCTGTCCTCCACGCTGCGCAGCCAGGAGGGAGGGGCTCTGGCTCTAGAGCGGGAGGTGGCGCTGCGGGGGCAGCTGGAGGTGCAGCTCAGAGAACGGGTGGCCGAGATGATGAGCCTGCAGACCAGGACAGACGCAGAGAGGGCCGAGCTCAACGCCAG aatGTCAGATGCAGTGCAAGAGTGGGAGAGGCTGAAGGGgcagactgaggagagagacagagacatggccTCTCTGACCAGGAGACTGGAG GAGCAGAATGGTAACGATGAGACAGACATGCAGGTGATGAGAGCTCATACTGAAACACTGCTAGACACACTGAGAGACATCGCACAG ACTGTCCTGTCCGATGGGGACTCGTCATCAGAGGCAGACCAGGAGAACACCGGAGCTCCTCTATTGGTTCTGTTCCGTGGCTCCTCCCCTCACCGCTCCTCGTCACCACGGCAATCCACCTCTCCCAGACGCTACTCCTCGTTGGCACCCGTCCCAGAAGCCAGCCTGTCTGCCCTGCGCTCTGCTGTCAACAGCAGACATCTCCAGCTGCAG GAGGTCCGGGCGTGTCTGTCCTCTGCCCATTCATTATTGCAGACGCTGCGCAGACAACTCACAGAGGCGGAGTCAGCCAAGCGAGAGGCAGAGCAGCACAGTCGGACcctgcagggagagagggatggaattcAGATAGAAAAAGAcaccacgcagagagagagagaccgtctgAAACAAGACAGAGACACACTGGCTAG TGAGAAGATGGCTGTGGAGAAGGCAGCCCAGACAGCTCTGATCAAGGCCCAGATCCTGCAAATGGACGCTGAAAAGCTTCAGCAGGCCGTGACTttggcccagagagagagggatcacgagagagaggagaaggaggccgTACTGCAGGAGAGAGACCGAGCCAAGGCTGAGACCGAacgagt TCAGAAGCAGTGGGAGCAGAGTGAGAGCCGGGTGTCTGTCCAGCGAGGGGAGCTGTCTGTAGTGAGAGAGACCCACCACCAGGTGGAGGTAGAGAAGCAGCTGCTGGAGGGGGAGAAGGCCCAGCTCACTGAGGCTCTGACCCGg GCTGAGAGCAGTAATGCAGAGCTCTCTCTGCTGGTCAATAAGCTTCACTCTGAGGTGGCTGCCCTCCAAGACTCTCTGGCCAAGATGGGCAGCATGAATGAGGGCCTGGCCCAGGACAAgtctgacctcaactccatcatcTGCCAG ctggaggaggagaaggcCCACATGCAGGCGCAGAAGCGTGAGGCGAAGCAGGAGAAGCTGACCATCAGAGATGAGCTGGTCCGAGtggagcaggacagactagagctGGACACCGCCCGCCTCGCCCTCCACCAATCACTGCAAGAGTCTGAGCTGAGCAGGGTGGGATTGGAGGCGGAGCTTCAGAGTCTCCGGGTAGATAGAGTGAAGCTGCAGGACAAAGTCACTCAG TTGTGTGGCGAGGTGAGCTCTCTGGGGGCGGAGTTGGGCATGGCCCGGGGTGAGGAACAGAGACAGGGCGTGGCCTTGGAGGAAGTAGGGCGGGGCAGGGTGGAGCTGGCTAGAGAGAGGGCGGGGCTGGTGGTCCAGCtaactgcatcagagagagagaacaccaacCTGACTGAGGAGCTGGCCGCATTCAG GTCGGAGCGGGAGGCCTTGGAGACCAGCCTGTTTGAGGTGCAGCAGCAGCTGGTGCAGCTGGAGTCTGGCAGAGAGCAGCTGGAGACAGAGATCCAGAGCCTGCGGCTGCGCTGTGAGACAACCACTg CGGAGCTGAGGCGTGTGCGTGCTGATGGGGAGAATGCACTGGCACAGagtgagcgggagagagaggctcTGAGCCAGGCCCTGAGCAGCACCCAGCAGGAGTCCCAGCAGGCACTACGCACCGCCATCACTGACCaccaggaggaggcagagagactgACCGCTGAGAAG GAGGCCCTGCGTCACAGTCTGGAGTCTGAACAGGAGGGGGCACTACGACGGGTCAGACAGGAGGCCGAAGAGCAGCTCCTCAGAGCCGAGAAAGACCGGGAAGACCTGAGAGATGAAGTGAGGAGTCTGCAGCACGACAGAGACCAGAGTCTGCTACAggcagagacagaaaaacaacag ATGCTGTCCCAGAAGGAAGCAGAGAAGGCTGTGCTGTCTGAGAGAGTGTCCATCCTGCAGGCAGAGCTGGGTACTGCAGCCCTGGAGCTGGACAGACTAGCCAGGGAGGCAGCTCATTACAAAGACCAGGAGAGG GCCTCAGTGGGAGCTCTGACCGTTGAGTTACAGGAGCTTCGCTCTCAGCTAGAGGATGCTGACAGTGTTCATGATCGGGAGCTACACAGGCTGCAGGAGAACTGCACTGacctacagacacacactgacattgCACTCAAAGAG TTGGAGGagtgcagagcttctctctcagCCAGTGAGGAGAGCCGAGACCAGGTGAGGCGGGACATGATGGAGATAGAAAGGTGCCTCAACCAAACCCGGGACACTGGAGAGGGGTACAGAAGGGACGGGGTGGAGCTACGGCGCACCCTCCGTGATGTCACCAAGGAGAGAGACACTCTCAGCCTATCAAATGCCCAGCTGAGAGAGACACTGAGAAGTGCAGATACTGAGAGAGTCAG tgtaaagCGTCAGTGTGAGGAGAAGGAGCAGCGGCTGGCTGTTCTGGAGGAGAGCCTGTCGTCTGCCCAGAGAGAGGTGGCGGAACTCCGCAGCTGTTTGAGAGAGGTCGAGAGGTCACGACTGGAGGCCCGGAGAGAGCTGCAGGAGCTATGCAGACAG GTGAAGGTGCTTGATGGAGAGAAGGAACAGAAAGGGAAGGAGGTGGCTGAGCTGCAGACGCGTCTCTctctggaggagcagagagaggaggagagagggagggcgatGTTCTCTCTCAAACAGAAGCTGGTCGAGGCTGACACAGCCAGAATCTCCATCAAGAAAGAG gtgtCCATCCTCCAGAGGCGTCTGACAGAGTCAGAGTCAGGCTGTCGGGGCTGTGAGAGGGAGCTGACGGCCCAGCTGCAGGATGCCCGGGGCTGTGAGAAGAAGCTCCAGGATGAGGCCAGGAACCTGTCCCTGCGGGCCCAGACAGCCCAGGACTCCCTCACCCTGTCTAGCCTGGAGCTCAGCGAGGCCCAGGGCCGCCTGGCAGCCACAGAGGCAGAGCTGGCCCGGTCCGAGGCCGGACGTAGGGAGCTGGAGTTCCGCCTGGGCAGCCTGCAGTCGGCGCTGACCCGTACACTGGGCATCGGGGCGGGGGGCCGGAGCAGTGCCAGCTGGGGCAGGAGCCCCAGGGGGAGCTCCCCAGCAGCATCCCACAGCAGCGTCACACGTCACCGTAGCCTCTCGCCCCTACGCTGCTCACTGACGCCCCCTAAAG ATTTTGGAGGTTCGACCCCTGACAACACGTTGGGCTGCTCCAGGCTGATCTCCCCTGACAACACGTTGGGCTGCTCCAGGCCGATCTCCCCTGACAACACGTTGGGCTGCTCCAGGCCGATCTCCCCAGAACTCCCCGATCCCCCCAACacgcccctccccatgcctctgCCTGAGCTGGACCCTGAGACGCTGCGCTGTGGCCTTCGAGACTTCCTCCAGGAGCTCCGAGACTCTTGGAGAGACAGG GATGGGGCTCGCTGCCAGTTGGGGGCGCTACAGAGTGAGCTGGAGGTGGTGACGGGGGAGAGAGACTCCGCCCAGAACCACCTTTCTCAGCTACACAACACACTACAGGAGTGCCAGGAGG GTAAGCGTAGTGTTGACGGGCGTCTGAGCTCCACCCAGGCTATGCTCCAGCAGCAGGAGGAGactgtgaggaggggagagagggagaggagggcccTCACTTACAGAGTCAAGGTTCTGGAGAGAGCCCTGCAGAATGCAGAGACGgagaggaaacacacacag gaCCAGTTGAGTAAGCAGCGTGCGGGCGAGGTGCGTCTGGAGGCTGAGCGGAGGCGACTGCGGGAGGCCCTGGAGGCTGCCGAGGCCCGGGGGACCAGGGTGGAGCTGGGGAGACGCAGCCTGGAGGGGGAGCTGCATAGACTCAAACTGAGCCTGGGGGACAGGGAGGCTGAGAGCCAGGCCACCCAGGAGCGCCATGACGTACTACTCAAACAG GTGGCGGAGGGGGAGAGCCGTGTGACGTCGCTCCAGAGAGAGGTGGACAGGCTGAGCCAAGCTCTGTCTAAAGTCCATGAAGGAGAGGCCTGTCTCAGAGAGAAGACCCAGCACCTTTCACAGAGCCTCCAGGAGGCCACGGCTGCCCACAGCGCCACCCAGGGGCGCCTGGTCGCACTGCAGAAGACCCTGGGGCTGGCCGAGCAGGACCGCAGGCATCTACAG GAACGAGTGGATGGAGCGCGGGCCTCCCTGGCGGAGGGGAAGAGAGGCATGGTGGCCCTCACTGAGCGAGTGCAGAGCCTTCAGACTGAGCTGACCCAGAGCGAGCTGAGACGAGGAGAGCTGGAGGCAGAGCTGGCCCACACACaggag GCCCTGCGTCAACGGTCCACCAGTCTGACAGAGGCCCAGCACAGTGCCCAGTCTGCCCAGGCAGAGAGAGCGACTGCAGAGGAGAGGCTGCGGGGTCTGCAGAGGGCCGTGGCCATGCTGGAGACAGAGAAGAAAGATGCGGAGAGACAGGCTGTCCGCCTGGAGAAGGACAGAAACGCACTGAGAAATACACTGGACAAG GTGGAGCGTCAGAAGCTGAAGACTGAGGAGGGCAGCATGCGTCTGTCTGCAGAGAAGGGCCGCCTGGATCGCTCCCTCACCACCGCAGAGCAGGAACTGCAGAACGCACAGAGACAGATAGCACTGCTGCAG GCCCAGCTGGCTGAGATGGAGCAGTCCCACAGTGAGAGTGAGAGCTCTGTCCTCCAGCGTGACGAGGTGCTGCGTGAGACAGAGAAGCTGAGGGTCACCCAGAGGGAGGCAGAAAGGATTCTGGCTGCACGGGACAGAGCCCACCGCCACCGGGTCAAAGGCCTGGAGGAGCAG GTGTCCACTCTGAAGGAGCAGCTACAGCAGGAGATGAGTCGTAGACAGCCCTCTCTACCCACCTCCCTCATATCTGGGGGGAACTGA